A region from the Drosophila mauritiana strain mau12 chromosome 2L, ASM438214v1, whole genome shotgun sequence genome encodes:
- the LOC117135953 gene encoding protein pinocchio isoform X3, with protein sequence MSIASVHGPQIADICSPLSHHNLGLSASLPDLVGSPLEISMDNVLTIEELRQHMGSCFTCGVSWTDDHVSLDCSECGGYSLERPCPLCDGQCGVQWKRDFAMSHACSQARWVGVCISYPEVVAGVQLPVGAAAGAATSCAAAAANQLRLAQELRSRLEQLSMSTASKSGRI encoded by the exons ATGTCGATCGCCAGTGTTCACGGTCCCCAAATCGCCGACATCTGCAGTCCCCTGTC GCATCACAATCTCGGTCTGTCTGCCTCGCTGCCAGATCTGGTGGGCAGTCCCCTGGAGATCAGCATGGACAACGTGCTGACCATCGAGGAGCTGCGCCAGCACATGGGCTCCTGCTTCACCTGCGGCGTCTCCTGGACGGACGACCATGTGTCCCTCGACTGCAGCGAGTGCGGTGGCTACAGCCTGGAGCGTCCCTGTCCCCTGTGCGACGGCCAGTGCGGTGTCCAATGGAAACGTGATTTCGCCATG TCCCATGCCTGCAGTCAAGCTCGCTGGGTGGGCGTGTGCATCAGCTACCCGGAAGTCGTGGCCGGAGTCCAGTTGCCCGTGGGAGCAGCCGCTGGAGCCGCCACCTCGtgtgccgccgccgctgcgaATCAACTGCGCCTGGCCCAGGAGCTGCGCTCCCGCCTGGAACAGCTGTCCATGTCGACGGCGAGCAAAAGCGGTCGCATCTAG